In one Parageobacillus genomosp. 1 genomic region, the following are encoded:
- a CDS encoding FxsA family protein, which produces MKWIVGIFIVIPASEIALFILSGKLIGIWSTLALIMLTGMIGIWLVKQQGLAVVEKARQEMSYGSLPSGAILDGVCVLIGGVLLLTPGFFTDILGVFLLLPFTRALIKPYIARWLKSFFHTKMFFYLYR; this is translated from the coding sequence ATGAAATGGATCGTTGGGATATTTATCGTGATTCCGGCCTCGGAGATCGCTCTGTTTATTCTTTCCGGCAAATTGATTGGGATATGGTCCACACTTGCCTTAATTATGCTAACGGGAATGATAGGAATATGGCTTGTGAAACAACAAGGGCTGGCAGTAGTCGAAAAAGCAAGACAGGAGATGTCATACGGAAGCCTTCCGAGCGGCGCGATTCTTGATGGAGTTTGTGTGCTCATTGGCGGAGTGCTCCTGTTAACGCCAGGCTTTTTTACCGATATACTTGGGGTGTTTCTTCTTCTTCCTTTTACGCGTGCGTTGATTAAACCGTATATCGCCCGCTGGCTGAAATCGTTTTTTCACACGAAAATGTTTTTCTATTTGTATCGATAA
- the ytvI gene encoding sporulation integral membrane protein YtvI: MSRHHIYSFLRFLFVIAVVILGAIALYYVSTVTYPFIIAFFIAFLINPLVDFLERKAKMPRWLAVIVTLVVLFAVVAGLVTLLIAEIVSGTQYLANIVPEKFQALVSYIEMFFAQQIIPLYQDLAVLFKNLDADQQDTIMNNIQAVGTQIATTVGQFIQHVLQNIPLLLAWLPNAATVFIFSLLATFFISKDWHRLTGIAQTILPAKAHKSGKTVFRDLKKALFGFIKAQATLISITTVIVLIGLLILRVDYAITIALIIGIVDVLPYLGTGIVFVPWIIYTAASGNIPFAIGLGVLYIVVLVQRQIMEPKVLSSSIGLDPLATLIALFVGFKLIGFLGLIAGPVVLVIIRTLHSANVFRDIWNFIIGKSTP, from the coding sequence TTGTCTCGTCATCACATATACAGCTTTCTTCGCTTTTTGTTTGTCATCGCCGTCGTCATTCTCGGAGCGATTGCTCTTTATTATGTATCCACCGTTACATATCCGTTTATCATCGCGTTTTTTATTGCTTTTTTGATTAACCCGCTTGTCGACTTTCTAGAAAGAAAGGCCAAGATGCCAAGATGGCTGGCGGTGATTGTGACATTGGTCGTATTGTTCGCAGTCGTGGCCGGTTTGGTGACGCTGCTGATTGCCGAAATCGTTTCAGGAACGCAATACTTAGCCAATATCGTACCGGAAAAATTTCAAGCATTAGTGTCCTATATCGAAATGTTTTTTGCCCAACAAATTATTCCTCTTTATCAAGATTTGGCGGTCTTATTTAAAAATTTGGACGCTGATCAGCAGGATACGATTATGAATAATATTCAAGCCGTCGGCACACAAATCGCCACCACCGTCGGGCAGTTTATTCAGCACGTGCTGCAAAACATCCCACTGCTGCTCGCCTGGCTTCCAAACGCAGCTACCGTTTTTATTTTTTCACTGCTGGCTACGTTTTTTATCAGCAAAGATTGGCACCGGCTCACAGGCATCGCCCAAACGATTTTGCCAGCAAAAGCGCACAAAAGCGGAAAAACGGTATTTCGCGATTTAAAGAAGGCCTTATTCGGCTTTATTAAAGCGCAAGCGACACTAATTTCCATCACAACGGTTATCGTTTTAATCGGCCTGCTTATTCTTCGCGTCGATTATGCGATTACGATCGCCCTTATTATCGGGATTGTCGATGTTTTACCATATTTAGGAACGGGTATTGTCTTCGTTCCGTGGATTATTTATACGGCCGCAAGTGGCAATATTCCGTTTGCTATCGGTCTAGGTGTGCTTTATATCGTCGTTCTTGTCCAGCGGCAAATTATGGAGCCTAAAGTACTTTCGTCATCGATCGGCCTTGATCCGCTCGCTACGTTAATAGCATTATTTGTCGGGTTTAAATTAATTGGTTTTCTCGGATTAATCGCAGGACCGGTCGTGCTTGTCATCATCCGGACGCTGCACAGCGCCAACGTATTTCGCGATATTTGGAATTTTATTATTGGAAAATCTACGCCATAA
- the citZ gene encoding citrate synthase — protein MTVTRGLEGVVATTSSISSIIDDTLTYVGYNIDDLAENASFEEVVYLLWHRELPTKEQLEELKQQLAENAAIPKEIIEHFKMYPIDKVHPMAALRTAISMLGLYDEEADVMTKEANYRKAIRLQAKVPTIVTAFARVRKGLEPVEPRKDLGFAANFLYMLTGKEPNEIAVEAFNKALVLHADHELNASTFTARVCVATLSDIYSGITAAIGALKGPLHGGANEAVMKMLTEIGTVENVEPYVRKKLENKEKIMGFGHRVYRKGDPRAKHLKKMSEKLTKLVGEPHWYEMSTKIEDIVTSEKSLPPNVDFYSASVYHCLGIDHDLFTPIFAVSRMSGWLAHILEQYDNNRLIRPRAEYTGPAKRAYVPIGQRG, from the coding sequence ATGACAGTTACACGCGGGCTGGAAGGGGTTGTCGCCACTACATCAAGCATTAGCTCGATTATTGATGACACCTTAACCTATGTAGGCTACAATATCGATGATTTGGCGGAAAATGCTTCTTTTGAAGAAGTAGTTTATTTGCTTTGGCATCGTGAACTTCCAACAAAAGAACAGTTGGAAGAACTAAAACAACAGTTAGCCGAAAATGCGGCCATTCCAAAAGAGATTATTGAACATTTTAAAATGTATCCAATCGATAAAGTCCATCCGATGGCGGCATTGCGGACGGCAATTTCGATGTTGGGACTTTACGATGAGGAAGCCGATGTGATGACAAAAGAAGCAAATTATCGTAAAGCGATTCGTCTGCAAGCGAAAGTTCCTACCATTGTAACAGCGTTTGCTCGCGTCCGCAAAGGACTGGAACCTGTCGAACCAAGAAAAGATTTGGGATTTGCGGCCAATTTTCTGTACATGTTAACGGGGAAAGAGCCAAATGAAATTGCGGTTGAAGCGTTTAATAAAGCGCTTGTGTTGCATGCAGACCACGAATTAAACGCCTCCACTTTTACAGCGCGCGTTTGTGTGGCAACATTATCTGACATCTACTCTGGCATCACAGCAGCGATCGGCGCGCTCAAAGGGCCGCTTCATGGCGGGGCAAACGAAGCGGTGATGAAAATGCTAACGGAAATCGGAACAGTGGAGAATGTCGAACCGTACGTTCGCAAAAAACTAGAAAATAAAGAGAAAATCATGGGCTTTGGCCATCGCGTTTACCGTAAAGGCGATCCGCGTGCGAAGCATTTGAAGAAAATGTCGGAAAAACTAACGAAACTCGTTGGCGAACCGCATTGGTATGAAATGTCGACAAAAATCGAAGACATTGTTACTTCCGAGAAATCGCTGCCGCCAAACGTTGACTTCTATTCGGCATCGGTTTATCATTGCTTAGGTATTGACCATGACTTATTTACGCCGATTTTTGCGGTAAGCCGTATGTCGGGATGGCTCGCACATATTTTAGAACAATACGATAATAACCGTCTCATTCGCCCACGGGCAGAGTATACCGGTCCGGCAAAACGGGCATATGTGCCGATTGGACAACGCGGTTAA
- a CDS encoding DUF441 domain-containing protein yields MSEPVLFLLILLFIGFIAKNQSLMIAVAVLLIIKMIGLEEKWLPAIHAKGINWGITIITIAVLAPIATGEIGFKQLTSSLQSLSAWIALLSGIFVALIAKGGVTLLSTDPHMTAALVLGTVIAVSLFHGVAVGPLIGAGIAYAIMKMIKYF; encoded by the coding sequence ATGAGCGAGCCAGTATTGTTTTTGCTTATTTTATTGTTTATCGGTTTTATTGCGAAAAATCAATCGTTAATGATTGCGGTGGCGGTACTGCTTATTATTAAAATGATTGGGCTGGAAGAAAAATGGCTTCCTGCAATTCACGCCAAAGGGATCAATTGGGGGATAACCATCATTACCATTGCCGTGTTGGCTCCGATTGCCACAGGGGAGATCGGCTTTAAGCAACTCACTTCTTCTTTGCAGTCATTATCGGCTTGGATTGCGCTTTTATCGGGAATTTTTGTCGCCTTAATTGCGAAAGGCGGGGTTACGCTATTATCGACCGATCCCCATATGACTGCCGCGCTTGTATTAGGAACGGTTATTGCTGTATCGCTCTTTCACGGTGTTGCCGTCGGTCCGCTTATCGGCGCCGGAATTGCTTACGCGATTATGAAAATGATAAAATATTTTTAA
- the pfkA gene encoding 6-phosphofructokinase, with the protein MKRIGVLTSGGDSPGMNAAIRAVVRKAIYHGVEVYGIYHGYAGLIAGKIKKLEVGDVGDIIHRGGTILYTARCPEFKTEEGQRKGIEQLKKHGIEGLVVIGGDGSYQGAKKLTEHGFPCIGVPGTIDNDIPGTDFTIGFDTALNTVIDAIDKIRDTATSHERTYVIEVMGRHAGDIALWSGLAGGAETILIPEADYDMDDIIARLKRGHDRGKKHSIIIVAEGVGSGVEFGKKIQEATGFETRVTVLGHVQRGGSPTAFDRVLASRLGARAVELLLEGKGGRCVGIQNNQLVDHDIVEALANKHTVDQGMYLLSKELSI; encoded by the coding sequence ATGAAACGTATCGGTGTGCTAACAAGCGGAGGAGATTCGCCGGGCATGAATGCGGCCATTCGCGCCGTTGTCCGCAAAGCGATTTATCATGGTGTAGAAGTATATGGAATTTATCATGGGTATGCTGGCTTGATCGCTGGGAAAATTAAAAAATTAGAAGTAGGTGATGTCGGCGATATTATCCATCGTGGAGGCACAATACTATATACGGCACGCTGTCCGGAATTTAAAACAGAAGAAGGCCAGCGAAAAGGAATTGAGCAATTGAAAAAGCACGGGATTGAGGGGCTGGTCGTCATCGGCGGCGACGGTTCCTATCAAGGCGCAAAAAAATTAACGGAGCACGGATTTCCTTGTATCGGAGTGCCGGGAACGATCGATAATGACATTCCTGGAACAGATTTTACAATTGGATTTGATACGGCATTAAACACGGTCATTGACGCCATTGACAAAATCCGCGACACCGCAACATCGCACGAGCGGACATATGTGATTGAGGTAATGGGACGCCATGCTGGGGATATTGCGTTATGGTCCGGGCTTGCCGGAGGAGCGGAAACGATCTTGATTCCGGAAGCGGACTATGACATGGACGATATTATTGCGCGGCTGAAGCGCGGACATGACCGCGGCAAAAAACATAGCATTATTATCGTTGCCGAAGGGGTTGGAAGCGGCGTCGAGTTCGGCAAGAAAATTCAAGAAGCAACGGGATTTGAGACGCGCGTTACGGTGTTAGGGCATGTGCAGCGCGGCGGTTCTCCAACCGCGTTTGACCGTGTGCTCGCCAGCCGTTTAGGGGCCCGGGCTGTCGAACTATTGCTAGAAGGAAAAGGCGGCCGCTGCGTCGGCATTCAAAACAATCAGCTTGTCGATCATGATATTGTCGAAGCATTGGCAAACAAGCATACCGTGGATCAAGGAATGTATTTGTTGTCAAAAGAGCTATCCATTTAA
- the pyk gene encoding pyruvate kinase, translating to MMRKTKIVCTIGPASESVDKLVQLIEAGMNVARLNFSHGDHIEHGRRIQNIREAAKRTGKTVAILLDTKGPEIRTHDMENGAIELKEGSQLVVSMKEVLGTPEKISVTYEGLIDDVVPGSKILLDDGLIGLEVVSIDKQAREIVTRVLNEGVLKNKKGVNVPGVRVNLPGITDKDRQDILFGIEQGIDFIAASFVRRASDVLEIREVLEANDALHIQIIAKIENQEGVDNIDEILEVADGLMVARGDLGVEIPAEEVPLIQKVLIKKCNMLGKPVITATQMLDSMQRNPRPTRAEASDVANAIFDGTDAVMLSGETAAGHYPVEAVKTMHQIALRTEQALQYHDILGQRTKESATTITDAIGQSVAHTALNLDVAAIVTPTVSGRTAHMVSKYRPKAPIVAVTSSESVSRKLALVWGVYSQVAPQANTTDEMLDIAVDAAIKSRVVKHGDLVVITAGVPVGETGSTNLMKVHVIGDIIAKGQGIGRKSAFGKAVIAKTAEEAIQKMVEGGILVTNSTDADMMAALEKAVAIITEEGGLTSHAAVVGLSLGIPVIVGVENATSILKDGQEITVDAGFGAVYQGHASVL from the coding sequence ATGATGCGGAAAACGAAAATCGTCTGTACGATCGGTCCTGCCAGTGAGAGTGTAGACAAGCTCGTGCAGCTGATCGAAGCGGGAATGAATGTCGCGCGTTTAAATTTTTCGCACGGCGACCATATTGAACATGGGCGGCGCATTCAAAACATTCGTGAAGCGGCGAAGCGAACGGGAAAAACGGTGGCGATTTTGCTAGATACGAAAGGTCCGGAAATCCGCACGCATGACATGGAAAATGGCGCCATTGAATTAAAAGAAGGATCGCAGCTTGTTGTTTCGATGAAGGAAGTTCTCGGAACCCCGGAGAAAATTTCGGTGACCTATGAAGGGCTTATTGACGATGTCGTCCCCGGCTCCAAAATTCTTTTAGATGACGGGTTAATTGGCTTGGAAGTTGTTTCTATTGACAAACAAGCGCGCGAAATTGTCACGAGAGTGCTCAATGAAGGTGTCTTAAAAAATAAAAAAGGGGTTAATGTACCTGGGGTTCGCGTCAACCTGCCAGGGATTACAGACAAAGACCGCCAAGACATTTTATTTGGCATCGAACAGGGAATTGATTTTATCGCCGCTTCCTTCGTGCGGAGAGCTTCCGACGTATTGGAAATTCGCGAGGTGCTCGAAGCAAATGACGCGCTACATATTCAAATTATCGCCAAAATCGAAAATCAAGAAGGCGTAGATAATATTGATGAAATTTTGGAAGTCGCCGATGGTCTGATGGTGGCGCGCGGCGACCTTGGTGTCGAAATCCCGGCAGAAGAAGTGCCATTGATTCAAAAAGTGCTCATTAAAAAATGCAACATGCTCGGCAAACCGGTTATTACGGCGACACAAATGCTCGATTCGATGCAGCGCAACCCGAGACCTACGAGAGCAGAAGCAAGCGATGTTGCCAATGCGATTTTTGACGGCACCGATGCGGTGATGCTATCTGGGGAAACGGCGGCAGGGCATTACCCAGTCGAAGCGGTAAAAACGATGCATCAAATTGCGCTGCGTACCGAACAAGCGCTGCAATACCACGACATATTAGGGCAGCGGACAAAAGAAAGCGCGACGACGATTACCGATGCGATTGGGCAATCGGTGGCGCATACGGCGCTAAACTTAGACGTGGCGGCGATTGTTACGCCAACGGTCAGCGGAAGAACGGCGCATATGGTATCGAAATATCGGCCGAAAGCCCCGATTGTCGCTGTTACTTCCAGTGAATCCGTATCGCGCAAATTAGCGCTTGTCTGGGGAGTATATTCGCAAGTGGCACCACAAGCGAACACAACGGATGAAATGCTTGATATTGCCGTCGATGCTGCAATAAAATCAAGAGTAGTCAAGCACGGTGATTTAGTGGTCATCACCGCAGGAGTTCCAGTTGGAGAAACGGGGTCGACGAATTTGATGAAAGTGCATGTGATCGGCGACATTATTGCGAAAGGGCAAGGCATCGGCCGCAAATCGGCTTTCGGAAAAGCGGTAATTGCGAAAACGGCGGAAGAAGCGATTCAAAAAATGGTAGAAGGCGGAATTTTAGTAACGAACAGTACCGATGCAGACATGATGGCAGCGCTAGAAAAAGCGGTGGCCATCATTACCGAGGAAGGCGGATTAACGAGCCATGCTGCCGTCGTTGGTCTAAGCCTTGGCATTCCGGTCATTGTCGGTGTGGAAAATGCGACATCGATTTTAAAAGATGGGCAGGAAATTACGGTCGATGCCGGATTCGGTGCGGTTTATCAAGGACATGCGAGCGTGCTTTAA
- a CDS encoding FadR/GntR family transcriptional regulator, with product MQWHAREGSPVKDAKVYIETLEQIRRIICEDGLVAGDKLPSERELSERLQVGRSSVREALRALEFLGLIETRRGEGTYIKDVGKHQLINLLGMFILQDQRAKEDLAETKWLVEQLCLQLACQRWQEEDLAWLEKNVRQKSVNYELFFQWVTMTAHNYLLERIWRVLHNFSTTIGGIVSLPDVFYEQMLEALAKRDMAVVTEIWKTYAQPPLSKEK from the coding sequence TTGCAATGGCATGCTAGGGAGGGATCACCAGTAAAAGACGCAAAAGTATACATCGAAACGCTCGAACAAATCCGCCGGATCATCTGTGAAGACGGACTGGTCGCCGGCGATAAACTTCCTTCTGAACGCGAATTATCAGAGCGTCTGCAAGTCGGACGCTCTTCGGTGCGCGAGGCGCTAAGGGCGCTTGAATTTCTTGGCTTAATTGAAACGCGGCGCGGTGAAGGAACTTATATTAAAGATGTAGGGAAACACCAGCTTATTAACTTGCTTGGCATGTTTATTTTACAGGATCAACGAGCCAAAGAAGATTTGGCAGAAACGAAATGGCTAGTAGAACAGCTGTGCTTGCAGCTTGCTTGCCAACGTTGGCAAGAAGAAGATTTGGCGTGGCTGGAAAAAAACGTTCGACAAAAATCGGTGAATTATGAGCTTTTTTTTCAATGGGTGACGATGACGGCGCACAACTATTTGCTAGAGCGAATTTGGCGGGTGCTGCACAACTTTTCCACTACGATCGGTGGCATCGTTTCATTGCCGGATGTATTTTATGAACAGATGCTAGAAGCATTGGCAAAGCGGGATATGGCTGTTGTGACGGAAATATGGAAAACATATGCGCAGCCTCCTTTGTCGAAAGAGAAATGA
- the accA gene encoding acetyl-CoA carboxylase carboxyl transferase subunit alpha, with protein sequence MVAELEFEKPLIALRQKISELKEFMKTAEVDLSAEIEKLEARLAKLENDVYSNLTPWDRVQIARHPQRPTTLDYIARLFTHFLECHGDRCFGDDEAIVGGIAKYDGLPVTVIGHQRGKDTKENIRRNFGMPHPEGYRKALRLMKQAEKFQRPIICFIDTKGAYPGKAAEERGQSEAIARNLFEMAGLTVPIVCIVIGEGGSGGALALGVGNHIHMLENSTYSVISPEGAAAILWKDAALAQRAAETMKITAHDLKELGVIDEIIPEVRGGAHRDVDQQAAEIDKVLKRSLQQLLKLDGETLVQQRYEKFKQIGKFTFSSDDLRVR encoded by the coding sequence ATGGTGGCAGAGTTAGAGTTTGAAAAGCCGCTCATTGCATTACGTCAAAAAATCAGCGAGTTAAAAGAGTTTATGAAAACCGCTGAGGTCGACCTTTCAGCGGAAATTGAAAAATTGGAAGCGCGTCTTGCCAAATTGGAAAACGATGTATATTCGAACTTAACACCTTGGGATCGCGTGCAAATCGCCCGTCATCCCCAGCGCCCGACAACGCTTGATTACATCGCGCGGCTGTTTACGCATTTTTTAGAATGCCATGGGGACCGCTGTTTCGGCGATGATGAGGCGATTGTCGGCGGAATTGCCAAATACGACGGCTTGCCTGTGACGGTGATTGGCCATCAGCGCGGAAAAGATACGAAAGAAAACATTCGCCGCAATTTCGGCATGCCGCATCCAGAAGGATATCGAAAAGCGTTGCGCCTTATGAAACAGGCGGAAAAATTCCAGCGTCCAATCATTTGTTTTATTGATACAAAAGGAGCCTATCCGGGAAAAGCAGCGGAAGAGCGCGGCCAAAGTGAGGCGATTGCTAGAAATTTATTTGAAATGGCAGGGCTTACCGTGCCGATTGTTTGCATTGTAATCGGCGAAGGAGGAAGCGGCGGTGCGTTGGCATTGGGGGTTGGCAATCATATTCATATGCTTGAAAACTCGACGTACTCTGTCATTTCCCCGGAAGGAGCCGCTGCGATTTTATGGAAAGATGCGGCGCTGGCTCAGCGCGCAGCGGAAACGATGAAAATTACCGCGCACGACCTAAAAGAGCTTGGGGTGATTGATGAAATTATTCCGGAGGTTCGCGGCGGCGCCCATCGCGATGTCGATCAACAGGCTGCAGAAATCGATAAGGTGTTGAAACGTTCGCTACAGCAGCTCCTAAAGCTAGATGGCGAAACATTAGTCCAGCAGCGATATGAAAAGTTTAAACAAATCGGGAAATTTACGTTTTCCAGCGATGACCTTCGGGTAAGATAA
- the accD gene encoding acetyl-CoA carboxylase, carboxyltransferase subunit beta: MWKDLFTKKKKYATIPSEQVRYEVPEGIMTKCPKCKKIMYTKELVKNLRVCMSCGYHHTMPSRERIDSLLDEGSFREYDADMISVNPLQFPGYMEKLEEDRRKSNLNEAVVTGEGTLNGYPLVIAVMDSAFRMGSMGSVVGEKITRAIEKARELHVPFLIFTASGGARMQEGVLSLMQMAKTSAALKLFSDEGGLIISVMTHPTTGGVSASFASLGDYNFAEPGALIGFAGRRVIEQTVREELPEDFQTAEFLLKHGQLDAVIHRHDLKDTLTTVLDIHQGGGGHGWWQS; the protein is encoded by the coding sequence ATGTGGAAAGACTTGTTTACAAAAAAGAAAAAATATGCGACGATTCCTTCCGAGCAAGTGAGATACGAAGTTCCAGAAGGAATTATGACAAAATGTCCAAAGTGCAAAAAAATTATGTATACGAAAGAGCTGGTGAAAAATTTGCGCGTCTGCATGAGCTGCGGCTATCACCATACGATGCCGTCGCGGGAGCGAATTGACAGTTTGTTAGATGAAGGCAGCTTTCGCGAATACGACGCCGATATGATTTCCGTCAATCCGTTGCAGTTCCCAGGATATATGGAAAAGCTCGAAGAAGATCGCCGTAAATCGAACTTAAATGAAGCGGTTGTCACCGGCGAAGGGACGTTAAATGGATATCCGCTGGTGATCGCCGTAATGGATTCGGCATTCCGGATGGGGAGCATGGGCTCTGTCGTTGGGGAAAAAATTACAAGGGCCATTGAAAAAGCGAGAGAACTGCATGTCCCGTTTCTTATTTTTACCGCTTCCGGCGGCGCGCGCATGCAGGAAGGGGTATTAAGTTTAATGCAGATGGCAAAAACGAGCGCTGCATTAAAATTATTTAGTGATGAGGGCGGCCTTATTATTTCGGTGATGACACATCCGACTACCGGAGGGGTGTCCGCAAGTTTTGCTTCGCTTGGGGATTATAATTTTGCCGAACCGGGAGCGCTCATTGGCTTTGCCGGCCGCCGCGTGATTGAGCAAACGGTACGGGAAGAGCTTCCGGAAGACTTTCAAACAGCAGAGTTTTTATTAAAACACGGACAGCTTGATGCGGTCATTCATCGTCATGATTTAAAGGATACATTAACGACCGTGCTCGACATTCATCAAGGAGGAGGGGGACACGGATGGTGGCAGAGTTAG